In a single window of the Hoyosella subflava DQS3-9A1 genome:
- the cysW gene encoding sulfate ABC transporter permease subunit CysW: MIVTRGWRLSLRTLALSYLALLVLVPIGMILYRTFENGILAFWESITTPAAISALNLSLLIVVIVVPVNVVFGIVTALALARGRFPGRRLLEAVVDIPFAVSPVVVGVALITLWGAGGWFGTFVENIGFRVIFGIPGMVLATIFVTLPFVVREVEPVLREIGEEQEQAAATLGANSWQTFSRITLPAIRWGLTYGVVLTVARALGEFGAVLFVSSGFAGVSQTLTLLVHARYIDDHNTFGAYTAATLLMMLAILTLLLMTVLDRKRSTT, encoded by the coding sequence ATGATCGTGACTCGCGGCTGGCGGCTCTCGCTTCGCACCCTCGCCCTCAGTTACCTGGCGCTGCTCGTACTCGTCCCCATCGGAATGATTCTGTATCGCACATTCGAGAACGGAATCCTGGCTTTCTGGGAGTCGATCACAACGCCAGCGGCCATTTCGGCGCTGAATCTGTCGCTGCTCATCGTGGTCATCGTGGTGCCGGTGAACGTGGTATTCGGCATTGTCACCGCGCTCGCGCTCGCCCGCGGGCGGTTCCCTGGCCGCCGCCTGCTCGAGGCCGTAGTTGATATTCCTTTCGCCGTCTCACCGGTGGTCGTCGGCGTTGCGCTCATTACCTTGTGGGGCGCAGGCGGCTGGTTTGGCACGTTTGTGGAGAACATCGGTTTCCGTGTCATTTTCGGCATCCCGGGCATGGTTCTCGCCACTATCTTCGTGACATTGCCCTTCGTGGTCCGTGAAGTTGAGCCGGTGCTGCGGGAGATCGGCGAGGAACAAGAACAGGCTGCCGCGACGCTCGGTGCGAACTCGTGGCAGACGTTCTCCCGCATCACGTTGCCCGCGATCCGGTGGGGGCTGACCTACGGCGTGGTCCTCACGGTGGCTCGTGCGCTCGGCGAGTTCGGTGCAGTGCTCTTCGTTTCTTCCGGCTTTGCGGGCGTTTCGCAGACGCTGACACTGCTCGTGCACGCGCGCTACATCGATGACCACAACACGTTCGGTGCTTACACGGCAGCGACGCTGCTCATGATGCTCGCCATCCTGACTTTGCTTCTGATGACTGTCCTCGACCGCAAGAGGAGCACAACATGA
- a CDS encoding sulfate/molybdate ABC transporter ATP-binding protein: MITVTGVRKNYGDFKALDNVTLDIPSGSLTALLGPSGSGKSTLLRSIAGLEHPDGGAITIGGNDVTGVPPQKRGIGFVFQHYAAFKHMTVRDNIAFGLKIRRRPKNEIADRVDDLLRIVGLDGFQRRYPSQLSGGQRQRMALARALAVDPKVLLLDEPFGALDAKVRADLREWLRRLHDEVHVTTVLVTHDQEEALDVADRIAVMNKGRIEQVGSPDDLYERPANEFVMSFLGPVATINGTMVRPHDLHLDRLYHPGAIEAVVDRIVRLGFEVRVELVPVNGDPRLSAQITRGDADDLNLVRGEGIYVRATHVPGGAPIPVTNGV, from the coding sequence ATGATCACTGTGACTGGGGTTCGCAAGAACTACGGCGACTTCAAGGCGCTGGACAATGTCACCCTCGACATTCCGTCCGGGTCGTTGACCGCACTGCTAGGCCCGTCCGGATCGGGGAAGTCGACTCTGTTGCGATCAATCGCGGGCCTTGAGCATCCCGACGGTGGTGCAATCACCATCGGAGGTAACGACGTCACTGGGGTGCCACCGCAGAAGCGAGGCATCGGCTTCGTTTTCCAGCACTATGCTGCGTTCAAGCACATGACGGTCCGCGACAACATCGCGTTCGGCCTGAAGATTCGCCGCCGTCCGAAAAACGAGATTGCCGACCGCGTTGACGATCTGCTCCGGATTGTCGGGCTCGATGGTTTTCAGCGCCGGTACCCGTCACAGCTTTCAGGTGGGCAGCGGCAGCGCATGGCACTTGCACGTGCGCTTGCAGTCGACCCGAAGGTGCTCTTGCTCGACGAACCGTTTGGTGCGCTGGACGCGAAGGTGCGTGCCGATTTGCGCGAATGGCTCCGCCGGTTGCATGACGAAGTGCACGTGACGACAGTGCTTGTCACTCACGATCAGGAAGAAGCGCTCGATGTGGCGGACCGGATCGCTGTGATGAACAAAGGTCGCATCGAGCAGGTCGGGTCACCGGACGACCTTTATGAGCGGCCCGCCAACGAGTTTGTGATGTCTTTCCTCGGGCCGGTGGCGACAATCAACGGAACGATGGTTCGGCCCCACGACCTCCACCTCGACCGTCTTTACCATCCGGGTGCCATTGAAGCCGTCGTGGATCGCATTGTGCGGCTTGGATTCGAAGTGCGCGTCGAACTGGTGCCGGTGAATGGTGATCCGCGGTTGTCCGCGCAGATCACGAGGGGGGACGCCGACGATCTGAATCTTGTTCGCGGAGAGGGAATTTATGTGCGCGCGACGCACGTGCCGGGTGGCGCGCCTATTCCGGTCACCAATGGCGTGTGA
- the cysT gene encoding sulfate ABC transporter permease subunit CysT, whose protein sequence is MSRFTGTVGPLGIGVAVLWLSIIVLLPLAALTATSFENGLGGFWDAITAPGAVAALRITAFVSVVVALINVVFGTLIAWVLVRDDFPGKRIVNALIDLPFALPTIVASIVLLSLYGPASPINVHLNATQPGLIVALAFVTLPFVVRSVQPVLIELDKDVEEAAASLGASNFTIFWRVVLPVLSPAIFGGAGLAFARAIGEFGSIILIGGNIRGETQVASQYIQQQLEMDRPENAAAVSVVLLIIAFLTLLVLRVLAHRAVRREERAA, encoded by the coding sequence ATGAGCCGCTTCACCGGCACCGTCGGGCCTCTCGGTATCGGAGTCGCGGTGTTGTGGCTCAGCATCATCGTTCTGTTGCCGCTCGCCGCGCTCACTGCGACGTCGTTCGAGAACGGACTCGGCGGGTTCTGGGACGCGATCACCGCTCCCGGCGCAGTCGCTGCGCTTCGGATAACCGCCTTCGTGTCGGTGGTGGTTGCCTTGATCAATGTGGTTTTCGGCACGCTGATCGCCTGGGTGCTGGTGCGCGATGACTTTCCAGGCAAGCGAATCGTCAATGCCCTGATCGATCTTCCGTTCGCGCTGCCCACGATCGTCGCGAGTATTGTGCTCCTCTCCCTGTACGGCCCTGCCAGTCCGATCAACGTGCACCTCAACGCAACTCAGCCGGGCCTGATCGTTGCGCTTGCGTTTGTCACGCTTCCCTTCGTCGTCCGGTCGGTGCAGCCGGTATTGATCGAACTCGACAAAGATGTAGAGGAAGCGGCGGCCTCGCTAGGGGCGAGCAACTTCACCATTTTCTGGAGAGTTGTACTGCCAGTTTTGTCTCCCGCGATCTTCGGTGGCGCAGGGCTTGCTTTTGCACGCGCTATCGGAGAGTTCGGCTCGATCATCTTGATCGGCGGCAATATTCGCGGCGAAACCCAGGTCGCCTCGCAATACATACAGCAGCAACTCGAAATGGATCGGCCCGAGAACGCGGCAGCCGTATCCGTTGTCCTACTCATCATCGCGTTCCTCACCCTGCTCGTGTTGCGCGTCCTTGCGCACCGTGCGGTACGGCGTGAGGAGCGTGCGGCATGA
- a CDS encoding Ms4533A family Cys-rich leader peptide, with product MDKTGQYEVRHQLALIAVGLPAVADIMCCR from the coding sequence GTGGATAAGACCGGACAGTACGAAGTGCGCCATCAGCTGGCGCTGATCGCTGTCGGTCTGCCCGCGGTCGCTGACATCATGTGTTGTCGCTAG
- a CDS encoding extracellular solute-binding protein codes for MSRQSAGAVAALLGLALLAAGCAGGPSDIPGQRTIGGDGTRGTLGLFAYAVPKIGFDEVIPEFAETPEGEGVAFLQSFGASADQSRKVVNGAPADIVNFSVEPDVTRLVDAGLVSPDWNEGEFGGIPFGSMVTFVVREGNPLGIETWEDLVRPGIEVVTPNPFSSGSAKWNLLAPYAVMSRGGEDPQRGLEYVRTLIQDHIKIQPGSSREATEAFLQGRGDVLLTYENEAIFLERMGDPVEFVTPDETLRIENPMAIIQNSPNREMAEDFLAFQFSPEGQRTWARAGFRPVDPAIRAEFDDVFPQPETVWGVDDFGGWKAVNTELFDPDNGAISTLYYEALR; via the coding sequence ATTAGCAGACAGTCCGCAGGTGCGGTCGCGGCTCTGCTGGGACTGGCTCTCCTTGCTGCTGGCTGCGCGGGTGGCCCAAGCGACATTCCGGGGCAGCGAACGATCGGCGGAGACGGAACCCGCGGGACATTAGGGCTCTTCGCCTACGCGGTGCCGAAAATCGGTTTCGATGAGGTAATCCCCGAATTCGCGGAGACGCCCGAGGGGGAGGGCGTCGCGTTCCTGCAGTCCTTCGGTGCCTCCGCGGATCAGTCCCGAAAAGTTGTGAACGGAGCGCCTGCGGACATCGTTAACTTCTCGGTCGAACCGGATGTCACTCGCCTTGTCGACGCAGGTCTAGTGTCACCCGACTGGAACGAGGGCGAGTTCGGCGGCATCCCCTTTGGTTCGATGGTGACCTTCGTCGTACGTGAGGGAAACCCGCTGGGGATAGAAACGTGGGAGGACCTCGTCCGTCCGGGTATCGAAGTCGTCACCCCGAACCCGTTCAGTTCCGGATCAGCTAAGTGGAACCTCCTTGCGCCGTACGCGGTAATGAGCCGGGGTGGCGAGGACCCCCAGCGCGGGCTGGAGTATGTGCGCACCCTCATTCAGGACCACATCAAGATCCAGCCCGGTTCGAGCAGGGAAGCCACAGAGGCATTCCTGCAGGGCCGCGGCGATGTGCTGCTGACGTATGAGAATGAGGCCATCTTCCTTGAACGCATGGGGGATCCGGTCGAATTTGTCACGCCTGACGAGACACTTCGTATCGAGAACCCAATGGCAATCATTCAGAACAGCCCGAACCGCGAGATGGCAGAAGACTTCCTCGCTTTCCAGTTCTCGCCAGAGGGGCAGCGCACATGGGCCCGTGCGGGATTCCGTCCGGTAGACCCCGCCATTCGCGCTGAGTTCGATGACGTCTTTCCTCAACCGGAAACTGTTTGGGGAGTGGACGATTTCGGCGGCTGGAAGGCCGTCAACACAGAGCTGTTCGATCCTGACAATGGTGCAATTTCCACCCTGTACTACGAGGCGCTGAGGTAG